The genomic interval GAAATAAGATCTCTTTGTCAAATTccttttttacattaaaaaaactCCCACAACTCTACCATTCACAGATATAGACAACTTGACAAAATTAAGAATGATGAGAATCTTGTCACAAAAAGTATCATTAAAGCCAAAAGCATACAAAACGGTAATAAAAAATTCCAATCAATAGtagtaaaagtattttttatatcaatatttagGACCAACTAACCCCCAAAAGTTTTCATATCCAAAAGGTTAATAGATTTTGTGGTGATGCAAATGCAATCAGAGATGAGTCTGCCCTTAACGAAACTTTTTGGTTTTCAAAGATAAATAGTAACAATGGAAAGTCAATCAACCTAAACTTTGGTAataatgtgtttcaaaagtcTCCTTCTCTTTGTCCTTTTGAAGGGTGGACCTTGTCAAACATTCACCTCTCAAAGACGATTCAGATAAAGAGATACACCATCGCCTTACCTCTTTATTCTTTATGTAGAGATTTTTTAGGTTGTATTTCTAGAACAATAAACCAAATTATATtacataaaattcaaattgtgAGAGGTGCACATGCACTATCACCAATATTGAGAATATTCTCAATCTCTATCAAAATACTTCATGCCAATTTTCCAATCTTGATAATTAAATATCTCTTTTAgtcaaaatacattaaatggaaaaaaaaattgatataaaaaattaaattcctTTAAAGGAGTAGATACAATCTAATATTTGGAATGTAACAATAGAGTGGACAGATGTCGCGCGGTGGTTAATCTACATTGTGCACCCGCACGTTCAGGTGTTACACATTATTACTCACATTAACCGATACGATATAAACCCCAAAAACCCTAACACTTCACTCAGTTAGACACGAGCTTGTCTACTTGCTAGGGTTTCATATCCACAGGCTCTGTCTCTGCGTCCCAACAACGATGGTGGCCGACAAATCCAAGAAGTTGAAAGTTTCTGACAACAATGAAGAAATCGATGGAGAACTTGTTCTCAACATCGAAAAGTTGCAGGAAATCCAAGACGAACTCGAAAAGGTATTCACTTTTTCATCCttcgtttttttctttctttctggaGCCTCCAATTTAGACGCATTCAGTTTCActggttaaatatattttattcattacTATATGCTTTCAAAATGTAATCCAATGTAGTGTGTTCAATTCTTTGAGTATTGGGTCTTTTTACTCTAGTGAACCCTAGGATCCAATTtccattacttttttttttgtatagaaTTGATATGTAATGTGATTGATCTCTTTGAGTGTttgattgtttttatttaatttaatttggatGGGTATTGTTTTAGATCAATGAGGAGGCGAGCGATAAAGTGCTCGAAATAGAGCAGAAGTACAATGAGATCCGGAAACCGGTGTATGATAAGCGCAATGATCTTATCAAATCAATTCCTGATTTCTGGTTAACTGCTGTGAGTTATCTGATTCTATTCTGTTtaggtttatttttttaattcggTTTTGTTTTTTCGTTGGCTCAATTATGGATTTGAGAAATTGTTGTTTGGAATGCAGTTTTTGAGCCATCCTGCCCTTGGTGATCTTTTGAATGAAGAAGATCAGAAGGTTCGGCTTCTTTTGTGCCTTTCAATTATATTCTCCTTTTGAAGCATTTGTGTCGCATTTTGATTATCTTACTAGAACAATATTTATAACTTGTAAATGTGATGTTCTGGTCCTGTTTTGAGGTTTTTGAATTTAACTCTTCTTATTAAGATTTTGCGAAATATAAAATCTAAGcagtttttgtatttttgtgtgTGTCTAATTAACTAGTTCTATGAGTTCTTTTGAAATGCCTATTCAGTTTACTTTTGACTGTAGCTTTACATAAATAAGTATTTGAgttgtttatttgtgtcattcatTACTTCTCTTTTCCATCCGTTTATTTGTTGTTGCTTGgtttattgtttaaaattacTCTCTTGAAGTGTGTCAAATATGGTTATTACTTATTAGTATCTTACAGAGTTgtatctcaatttcatgtgaagGTGAAGCCTATCGGTTTCTTGTGTGCATCTATTTAGGACATGAATATCAATTTGAATCCTGAttcattgtgaataatcttgATTTTTCTAATGATCACAACCTGACATGTTGAAAGCCAACTGCTTTTCTTGTCATATGATATATGCCTTCAATCGTGAACGATTTTGAGTTTTGCGATGCCACttgttttacttaaaaatacCATAATTTCCTTGATCATGTAAGATGTATCTTATGATTCATAATTACTAATAAGATTTCATTCCATTAATGATTCGGCACGCAGGTCTTTTGATTCATGATTTCAATCTTGATTTAATAACTCTGCTATAAAATATTGTTACTTTTGTTTCAGATACATGTTGTGTAATTCAAATTTACTAACAACCCCTTATTTTGTAGATATTTAAGTATTTTAGTTCTCTTGAGGTTGAAGACCATAAAGATGTCAAATCAGGCTATTCAATCACCTTTGTGAGTTGCTTCTTCTCTTTCCTTTGGGTGCATAGTTTGTATAAATGCTTTGCAAATCACATTTACGTTCTTGAAAGTCATTTTCCATAAACCATTCAGTTATATGAATAGTAATAACTTCTGGAAATATTTGTTCAGAATTTCAATCCCAATCCCTATTTTGAGGATACAAAGCTTGTAAAGACTTTTACCTTCCTTGAAGAAGGAACAACAAAGGTTACTGCTACACCCATAAAATGGAAAGAGGGCAAGGTAGGGCAATGTATTTCAGTTTTTTCTGTCTagtttttatcttttgttattttgtttatttcttaAACCATTATCTTAAAAGTTGATCTTAAAACATGAAGGAGATTCCCAATGGAGTTAGTCACGAGAAGAAAGGAAACAAGCGTGCTCCTACTGATATCAGGTTGGTGTCCAAATACATCATTTGTTTCTATAGAAGACattgaaaaacaaagaaagcTATTTTGCACATGCACTGTTAAATACCAAGTAAAACAGTTATGAACGAGAAATAATGTTGACACAAATTTgacatataaaattaacataatctAGATGGTTAACACAgtttaaatatgtaaataattatgTTTAGTGGATGATTAATGAATAAAACTAGGTTACAACTCATTAACCATCTGTTGAATGCAATTAACCATGTATTAAATGCAATTAACCATgtatttaaatttcattaaccATCTAAATTGTTGTCAAAGTTTGTTGCCCTTTTGTGTTAAAACGATCACCTTTACTAGTTTGGTATTTTACATCACTAACTATCTTGGTTCAGAAGGGTGAACTTTTGGAGTTTTGGTTGTATTGGAGGCCAGTTTCTGGTTTATCCTAGACCATATCCATTTTTGGATAACATCCTTACCCCTTTTTGTTACATACGTGCCAAGAATAATAGCTATAAGCTCCTATCCTCCTTGTTCACCTCCACCTCATTAACCATATGTTTAATTTTAGCTTTCTTCCATGATTTTAATAGCTATAATAGTatgttaaaattttgatatacaAATTATTGTCATAGCTCCTTGTAAATACCAAACAGaacaactaattaattataatgtGGTAATGAATGCAGTTTCTTTAGCTGGTTTAGCGACACTGAACAGAAAGAGGACTTGGACGACATTCATTGTGAGGTACATATATTTTCATGTTTTTGTGAATTCTTCTAGAGTTTGCATTTGTATGACATATTTTCCATCTATCTATTACAAAAGTCATTGATGTACCTTAGTTTGTTTATTATTACATCAGAACCTATTGTAATTTCTCACTCCTAATTGTAGGTTGCAGAAATAATCAAGGATGATTTATGGCCAAATCCCCTTACTTATTTCAACAATGTAAGTTAACTTTTGATTTAAGTGACAATTATTGTTCTGTCTTTCACTCCATTCATTTTACTCTCTAGCCTCTACCATTCGTCTATCCCTGTGTCTCTAATAGTCGTTTTGTTGATTACAACGTAACAGGAGGAAGCAGATGAAGATGACGATGAGGCTGGTGATTTGGTAATTAATGTTTCATTAATTTCTTCCACTTTTAAAAAGCATAGGTGGTTAGAAAATTTGGTTGGTTATTACCTGTATACTGAGTCCAGCAATTTTTGGTTGCATGCTGAATCTAATGTGCTAAAAAGTTCAATTCTTGGGTATTTTGTGATTGCGAATGTTTTGGGTATGACGGGTATTCAAAGAATAAGGGTCAAAATTTAATGCTTCCTTACAATGGTCTGGTTGAGTAGTTGCTTTACTATTCGGTTTACTGAACAGGTTTTTCTAATTGCAATTAATTTGCTCATTTGTAATTATTTACATAACTacattttgaaataaaatgtataGATATAAGATATTATTGTGTAATTTTGAAATAACAAGTGCATAATTTCATCATATGTAGGGAAAGGATGATGATGACtctgaagatgatgatgatgatgatgaggatgaagatgatgacgaggaGGAAGAATAGTGTAAAATGCATTATCATTAAGTtacttggtttttttttttactttaaggTTATAGGAGTATGTTAGTTGTCTTTAAGGGATGACGAAGACGGTGATCTATTTATATTGTCATTTAAAGTTATGTCTGGTTTTATCTCTAGTGCACTTTTTTGAGATACTTGTGACAATGGCTTTTTCCTTGGTCATTTGATGAACCACATAGTTAATTAAAATGCAGTATATTTAGTGTATAGTACCTGCGTAATCAATATTGCTATCGCTAGTCACAACTGTAgagtattaataataaatacggTCCCTTGATTTGAAGCCAGTATATTTAGTGTACCTGCGCAATCAATATTGCTATTGCTAGTCAcaactataaaatataaataataaatatggtCTTTGATGTAAAGCGTTACGTATGTggttttttaacttaattttaggtaagattttagtcttttatcttttttttcttctcgatttaATCCTTATTTcttacaatatcaaataaaatattaaaatataaatttatttgaagatttgcgttacgaatttgatgaaatttgtattatattgaagaatataattaattttatgagttttgaatgaattttttttaaaattttgtataaaaaaggataacattgttgaaattttaaaacaaaatatcaaattgttacttaaaattaaaataaaggatcatgtcggaaaaaaaaagataaataactaaaacgttatctgaaattaagttaagagactacgaatgtaatttaatttaaaatatatttaagtatgtttttttttagtcattttggttctctaatatatatatttttaatctgtTTTATCTTACGATgtgtattaattttgttaatttaatctGTAGAATTAATAAAAGATACGAATATGAGAATTGTACTGACATGATCGATTAGTGACTTGGCAACAATTATTCTTGGAGTTTTCAAAATTAAGAGAGATAAACACTTTTAAGTAGTTTGTCTTCCTAAACAAATTACTATatgcatttattaattttttaaaattaagagcATAAATAGAAATAGGCAGAATAAATTACTATATAGATATATaggtgaaaaataataaattatagtttGTGTCTATGAGCCTTCtgaaaaagaaatagagaaagAGATGATCTGAGTATGTTGCAGACTTTGGTCAAAGAAAGTAAACCCACCTTATAAGTTTTTTCCTgtttacattttaattattttatttagttgtgCATAATATCTAAGAAAATGATtaatagaataataaataatttgatacataaaaaataacaaataaaatacttGTGGTGAAACGGAGAgagcttaaaaaaaattgacaaaaacttttttctcataaatattatattatataggtTTGGagctaaataaatatttattttctgaaaggggctaaataaataatgttaagAGGTTACATTTGTGAGGAAATATTGAACCAAGAGATGGTTGAGCCTAGTAGTATTCCCACAGTTGACCTCTCTGTTTTCTTAAGAGAAAAAGAGGATGGCAAAAAGAAAGCCATGGAAACAATCACAAAAGCATGTTCTGAATATGGTTTCTTCCAAATTATAAACCATGGTGTTTCTTTAGATTTAATGAAACAAGCTATTGAACTATCCAAGACATTTTTCGATTATTCAGATGAAGAAAAGAACAAGAGCAGTCCTTTGTCTAATTCACCACTTCCTGCTGGCTATGGTAGACAGCATATGCATTCACCTGACAAAAATGAGTACTTGCTTCTTTTTCCTCCATGGTCCAACTTCAATGTTTATCCTCAAAACCCTCCCCAGTTCAGGTAAATTctattttgacttttttattttttatttaacaaataaaatagaattatttagttaatcatgacttttaaaaaaaaaatgtttattttgcAGTGTCAATATGTCAacgatttttaaatataaaattctttcattaattatttatttatttttaatatttttgttagtttataattttaaaagcaTTGTAGGTTAATTTCGAAAAAAAGTTATGAAATTCACTGTGATAATTTTGTcgtttaaatataatatatcatgTAATGATGATATATGTATCAAATATATGACTAAATAACATAATGTTATTTTGCTTATTATCACGTGCACATCAAATATAGGATATCATAATATTTATCATGTTTCTATCTTATTGTTATTCAACTTTATATCATGTCATATGTCTATCATATCATTTGCATCAAACAGATCTATATAATCGTTAGCACTCATTAAATATCATTAGATTTGTATTGTCAAATGCATCACCACAATCAATCATTTATGTGATTTTTGAAGTAGTTATGATTGAagtcaaatatttataataattttacaatttattGAGGGTGTGTTAATGTACATATGAATTAAATACATATTCTAAATTTCTGCATGCTCATAAATGGGTGCCAATAATGTGATAGGGAAGCGATTGAAGAACTATTTGTACAAATGAGCAAGATTGCAGTGATAATGGAGAACATTATAAATGACTGTTTAGGCCTGCCTTCCGATTTCCTCAAGGAATTCAACCAAGACAGGAGCTGGGATTTGATGTCGTTCAAGCGATATTTCCCAGCTTCTAAAGAAGAAAATGTTGGAATCGCAGAGCATGAAGATGGGAATTGCTTAACCTTTGTTGTTCAAGATGGAGTAGGAGGTTTGCAAGTCCTTAGGAATGGAGAATGGATTCCTGTTGTCCCTGCAGAGGGAACCATTGTTGTTAATGTTGGCGATGTTATTCAGGTATTCCTATGTTTGCACTCAAATCATGCATAGATAATCAGATACAAGTTCACTCTAAATGAGTCATTTTTTCTACTGAATTAATGTCTTCTTCAGGTTAAGAATAATGCAAGATCCACAGTATTTAATATCATTCAtctttagaaaaaattatttgttagtGTTCACTCATATCGACTATTGGTAAGGTCTCTAATATGACAAATTTAATCACGTGTTGAAAAGTTATGTATAAGGTTGAAAGGTTACTGAATATGATGTTAGCCTT from Cicer arietinum cultivar CDC Frontier isolate Library 1 chromosome 5, Cicar.CDCFrontier_v2.0, whole genome shotgun sequence carries:
- the LOC101492322 gene encoding NAP1-related protein 2, with the translated sequence MVADKSKKLKVSDNNEEIDGELVLNIEKLQEIQDELEKINEEASDKVLEIEQKYNEIRKPVYDKRNDLIKSIPDFWLTAFLSHPALGDLLNEEDQKIFKYFSSLEVEDHKDVKSGYSITFNFNPNPYFEDTKLVKTFTFLEEGTTKVTATPIKWKEGKEIPNGVSHEKKGNKRAPTDISFFSWFSDTEQKEDLDDIHCEVAEIIKDDLWPNPLTYFNNEEADEDDDEAGDLGKDDDDSEDDDDDDEDEDDDEEEE
- the LOC101492878 gene encoding flavonol synthase/flavanone 3-hydroxylase-like: MLRGYICEEILNQEMVEPSSIPTVDLSVFLREKEDGKKKAMETITKACSEYGFFQIINHGVSLDLMKQAIELSKTFFDYSDEEKNKSSPLSNSPLPAGYGRQHMHSPDKNEYLLLFPPWSNFNVYPQNPPQFREAIEELFVQMSKIAVIMENIINDCLGLPSDFLKEFNQDRSWDLMSFKRYFPASKEENVGIAEHEDGNCLTFVVQDGVGGLQVLRNGEWIPVVPAEGTIVVNVGDVIQVLSNKKFKSATHRVVRKDEQSRYSFVLFHNLNGEKWVEPLPQFTKEIGEAPKYRGFLYKEYQQLRMRNKTHPPSQPEDVIHITHYAIDP